A genomic region of Populus nigra chromosome 11, ddPopNigr1.1, whole genome shotgun sequence contains the following coding sequences:
- the LOC133668695 gene encoding disease resistance-like protein DSC1, with product MNISGCSQLEKLPECMDDMESLIELLADGIENEQFLSSIRQLKYVRRLSLCGYSFSQDSSSSTFWLSPSSTFWPPSISSFISASVLCLKRSLPIAFIDWRSVKSLELPDAGLSDRTTNCVDFRGLSSLEVLDLSRNKFSSLPSGIAFLPNLGSLIVVGCDNLVSIPDLPSNLGYLGATYCKSLERVRIPIESKKELYINLHESHSLEEIQGIEGQSNIFWYINVEDRSYSPNKLQKSVVEAMCIGGHIYHFHVERIPGEMPNTTKKMRY from the exons ATGAATATTTCTGGGTGTTCACAACTTGAGAAATTGCCAGAATGCATGGATGATATGGAATCCTTAATTGAGCTGCTAGCGGATGGGATTGAAAATGAGCAATTTCTCTCTTCAATTAGACAATTAAAGTATGTCAGAAGATTATCATTGTGTGGATACAGTTTCAGCCAGGACTCATCATCATCTACATTTTGGCTTTCACCGTCATCTACATTTTGGCCTCCATccatttcttcatttatttcagcAAGTGTTTTATGTTTGAAACGTTCGCTGCCAATAGCTTTCATCGATTGGAGATCAGTGAAAAGTCTTGAACTTCCTGATGCTGGTTTGTCTGATCGCACAACTAACTGTGTTGATTTTAGAGGTCTGTCCTCTCTAGAAGTATTGGATCTATCAAGAAACAAATTTTCTAGCCTACCTTCTGGGATCGCCTTCCTTCCCAATCTAGGGAGTTTGATTGTTGTTGGATGCGACAATCTTGTATCAATCCCAGATCTTCCCTCAAATTTAGGCTATTTGGGTGCAACTTATTGCAAATCATTGGAAAGAGTAAGAATACCAATCGAGTCAAAAAAAGAACTATACATAAATCTACATGAAAGTCATTCATTAGAAGAGATTCAGGGCATCGAAGGTCAAAGTAATATTTTCTGGTATATTAATGTTGAGGACCGCAGTTATTCACCAAATAAATTACAGAAGAGCGTTGTTGAG GCAATGTGCATCGGTGGTCACATTTATCACTTTCATGTTGAGCGCATTCCTGGTGAGATGCCAAACACTACTAAAAAAATGAGGTATTAG
- the LOC133668697 gene encoding uncharacterized protein LOC133668697, protein MDDRSWMYRRLMDGRLRPEYITGVRRFINFAFSIDKNISGGKIRCPCVRCKNQKFLKEDDVCKHLLTKGFLPCYENWTVHGEPYVAEPILAGPSSIIMSHDVNDVCLENPYRNLVMDAMGVGNAFYNDNVSSPMVAGEIPNPEATKFFKLLKAAEEPLWDGCTKQSKLSACVQLLNMKSTLNLTQNAFNNFIDFTKSCMPNDENLVSNFYDAKKFMRPLGLGYEKYDVCPNYCMLYYGVDAMKINCDFCGSSRYKPRNPTSKGSNKAEKQLRYFPLTPRLQRLFMSPYHAKDMTWHHFHKSDNGVMVHPSDGEAWKEFNRVHLSFASDPRNIRLGLCTDGFCPFDMSSNTYSCWPVIVTVYNLPPWKCMTRPFMFLTMMIPGPKNPGKKLDVFLRPLIDELKNLWFFGVETYDVYRKENFQLRAALMWTISDFPAYGMLSGWSTHGNLSCPYCMEHSKAFRLKNGGKTTFFDCHRRFLPMDHPYRFQYDKFLKGVIERLPPLPRPSGLEMLNEVSKYTEGHNGGSSYNDKIPGFGVKHNWVKKSILWELPYWHTNLIRHNLDVMHIEKNVFDNIFYTVMDCPNRSKDNLKARLDIQLYCQKPNLHLQQDMSGRLYKPKGTYCLHKKQQQEVLSWMKELSFPDGYASSISRCVKEAQCKVSGMKSHDCHVFIQRLLPTAFRPYLPRPLWEALTELSVFFRDICSTNLNAQHMELMQMNIIEIICKLERIFPPSFFDSMEHLTIHLPYEAKVGGPVQYRWMYPFERYMFYLKKKVTNKAKVEGSICEAYLIDEITNFASHYFGDDVQTIWNRVPRNDDGGLRSVEYQSNGIENQLFGLAMGPSTSVKCYNGYYVNGFKFHTQRYGRFKKTMNSGVCVKGSCYDDNECDYYGMLKEVVRLKYLGSKCKLFMFKCNWYDTKRGIRVHPSNGLVEIKHTSRLHGNDDFVLAQQCQQVYYTYPPGNKSSEWWTVIKTTARSRYNVDMGEFIEDANNVRSFDVDQSDEISQSCRVLPTQTLDDPNILMLKRERKGSSYSMF, encoded by the exons ATGGATGATCGATCGTGGATGTATCGTCGTCTTATGGATGGTCGCCTTCGTCCTGAATACATTACTGGTGTTAGAAgatttatcaattttgcattttcaattgataaaaatatatctgggGGAAAAATTAGATGTCCTTGTGTGAGgtgcaaaaatcaaaagtttttaaaggaAGATGATGTTTGTAAACATCTATTGACAAAAGGTTTTTTACCTTGTTATGAAAATTGGACTGTACATGGGGAGCCTTATGTCGCAGAACCAATATTGGCTGGACCTTCATCGATTATAATGAGTCATGATGTGAATGATGTTTGTCTAGAGAATCCATATAGGAAtctggttatggatgcaatggggGTTGGTAATGCATTCTATAATGATAATGTGTCTAGTCCTATGGTAGCAGGGGAAATTCCAAATCCGGAggcaactaaattttttaagcttttgaaAGCCGCGGAGGAGCCGTTGTGGGATGGGTGTACCAAGCAATCCAAATTATCTGCTTGTGTACAATTGCTTAATATGAAGTCAACTTTAAATTTGACTCAGAATgccttcaataattttattgactTTACAAAAAGTTGCATGCCTAATGATGAaaatttggtttcaaatttttatgatgccAAGAAATTTATGCGGCCACTTGGACTTGGTTATGAGAAATATGATGTGTGTCCTAATTACTGTATGCTGTACTATGGGGTAgatgcaatgaaaataaattgtgatttttgtggAAGTTCACGATACAAACCTAGAAATCCAACTAGTAAAGGTTCCAATAAGGCGGAGAAGCAACTCCGATACTTTCCTCTAACACCAAGGCTTCAGAGACTATTCATGTCTCCATATCATGCCAAAGATATGACATGGCATCATTTTCATAAGTCTGATAATGGGGTTATGGTGCACCCATCTGATGGGGAGGCATGGAAGGAGTTTAATCGTGTCCACTTAAGCTTTGCATCAGATCCGAGAAATATTCGGTTAGGGTTGTGCACTGATGGGTTTTGTCCATTTGACATGTCTTCAAATACATATTCTTGTTGGCCAGTAATTGTGACTGTTTATAATTTGCCTCCGTGGAAGTGCATGACTAGACCATTCATGTTTTTGACAATGATGATTCCTGGGCCAAAGAATCCGGGTAAAAAGCTTGATGTTTTTCTAAGAcctttgattgatgagttaaagaatTTGTGGTTTTTTGGTGTTGAAACATATGATGTATACAGaaaggaaaattttcaattaagggcagctttgatgtggaccaTTAGTGACTTTCCAGCATATGGCATGTTATCGGGGTGGAGTACTCATGGAAATCTGTCTTGTCCTTATTGTATGGAGCATAGCAAggcttttagattaaaaaatggggGGAAAACTACATTTTTTGATTGTCATCGACGATTCCTACCCATGGACCACCCATATAGATTTCAATATGATAAGTTTTTGAAAGGAGTAATTGAAAGGCTTCCTCCTTTACCTCGTCCATCTGGTTTGGAAATGTTAAATGAAGTGTCCAAGTATACTGAGGGACATAATGGAGGTTcatcatataatgataaaattcctGGCTTTGGTGTTAAGCACAATTGGGTGAAGAAGAGCATTTTATGGGAGCTTCCATATTGGCATACAAATTTGATTCGTCATAATCTTGATGTCATGCATATTGAGAAAAATGTCTTTGACAACATTTTTTATACAGTAATGGATTGTCCGAATAGAAGCAAGGACAATTTAAAGGCTAGGTTGGATATTCAATTGTATTGTCAGAAGCCAAATTTACATTTGCAACAAGATATGAGTGGTCGGCTTTACAAACCTAAAGGCACTTATTGTCTAcacaagaaacaacaacaagaagtttTGTCATGGATGAAGGAATTATCATTTCCTGATGGTTATGCTTCAAGCATTTCACGATGTGTGAAAGAGGCACAATGTAAGGTTTCAGGGATGAAGAGCCATGATTGTCATGTCTTCATTCAAAGACTTCTTCCAACCGCTTTTCGACCTTACTTACCTAGGCCACTGTGGGAGGCATTAACTGAACTGTCCGTATTTTTCCGAGATATTTGTTCAACAAATTTAAATGCTCAGCACATGGAGTTAATGCAGatgaatataattgaaataatttgcaaacttgaaaggatttttCCTCCATCCTTCTTTGACTCCATGGAACACTTGACGATACATCTACCTTATGAGGCAAAAGTTGGTGGACCAGTTCAATatcgatggatgtatccatttgaaCG gtatatgttttatttgaagaagaaagtgaCCAATAAAGCTAAAGTTGAGGGTTCCATATGTGAAGCAtacttgattgatgaaattaccAATTTCGCATCTCATTATTTTGGTGATGACGTGCAAACAATTTGGAATCGAGTTCCACGGAATGATGATGGTGGCCTTAGAAGT GTGGAATACCAATCTAATGGAATTGAAAATCAGCTCTTTGGACTTGCTATGGGCCCTTCAACTTCAGTGAAATGTTATAATGGCTATTATgtgaatggttttaaatttcatactcAACGTTATGGTCgttttaaaaagacaatgaatagtggaGTTTGTGTGAAAGGAAGTTGCTATGATGATAATGAATGTGATTATTATGGAATGCTTAAAGAAGTTGTTCGGCTAAAATACTTGGGGAGTAAGTGcaagttatttatgtttaaatgtaATTGGTATGATACAAAACGAGGGATTAGAGTGCATCCTTCGAatggtttggttgaaatcaaGCATACATCTCGACTACACGGAAATGATGATTTTGTGTTAGCACAACAATGTCAACAAGTCTACTATACATATCCACCTGGTAATAAATCATCTGAATGGTGGACGGTTATTAAGACAACTGCTAGAAGTCGTTACAATGTTGATATGGGTGAATTTATCGAAGATGCCAACAATGTGAGATCATTTGATGTTGATCAATCAGATGAGATTTCTCAATCATGTCGTGTCCTTCCTACTCAAACACTTGATGATCCAAATATACTT ATGCTGAAGCGTGAAAGAAAGGGTTCTTCCTactcaatgttttga
- the LOC133706257 gene encoding uncharacterized protein LOC133706257 produces the protein MPRRGSILDSRSDRSTSRSDKSTSSKSFQTTSRHNNKGSTFHQPVYQDANEYYIPTLGSTHPPQHDYGRVDAYQYCEGFRFQDLLQTQGGFSRDNQLVYGGHNLYGSYRRVEGNDNDVNIRNEDEGDGSNERGVCDERDVCDEDQDGVPSYHGSTSSPYNYDQSVKRKGFDTSIDPITRKKELCLYGTTEFNNASCGRAIGDILRSNFKGAWHSWEKVDPMCRDELFKEFKKKYSFPEEDESIVRNIWEDKARIALNQQLTRARKKAMSKENTTNIIDCLDKGPAWINNDDWNQMIKDVWSTPEFQRRSESARRNRLTKTDGKISTHSGGTVSFASYRANMQEEAGGKEPPWDDVFTALHQSTKQFGSFVDNKSKKVVENYKMEMISKYGTDRENHPSFDGAAWCVASGGVTKGRVYGAPRMPKSKVSTSSSSHSYSVESSYPSSSYRALQKEIKDKEEEIKKKDDFILEMKRQMDSMKEYLVNNLGYHGGTSNIDQGMPPPLTPSIPPPMAPQIMTPMGPAFQPIFRPTPRPLYPAQSSVDPQYHGSSSQPAP, from the exons ATGCCTCGACGAGGATCCATATTAGATTCTAGGAGTGACAGGTCCACTTCAAGGAGTGACAAGTCCACTTCATCCAAGTCATTTCAAACTACATCAAGGCATAATAACAAAGGATCCACATTTCATCAACCTGTGTATCAGGACGCAAATGAGTATTATATACCTACTTTGGGGAGTACACATCCTCCTCAACATGATTATGGGAGGGTTGATGCATATCAATATTGTGAGGGCTTTCGTtttcaagatttgcttcaaactCAAGGAGGTTTCTCTCGAGATAACCAACTTGTTTATGGAGGACATAATTTATATGGGAGTTATAGGAGAGTTGAAGGTAATGATAATGATGTGAACATTAGAAATGAAGATGAGGGAGACGGTAGTAATGAGAGAGGTGTATGTGATGAGAGAGATGTATGTGATGAGGATCAAGATGGTGTTCCATCATATCACGGTTCAACATCTTCTCCATACAATTATGATCAAAGTGTTAAAAGGAAGGGTTTTGACACGTCAATAGAtccaataacaagaaaaaaagagctttgTTTGTATGGAACAACAGA gttcaATAATGCATCGTGTGGTCGTGCAATCGGAGATATTTTGAGGTCCAATTTTAAGGGAGCATGGCACTCTTGGGAAAAAGTAGATCCAATGTGCAGGGATgaactctttaaagagtttaaG aaaaaatattcctttcctGAGGAAGATGAGTCGATTGTTCGTAATATTTGGGAAGATAAGGCTAGGATAGCTTTGAATCAACAATTGACCCGAGCTCGCAAGAAAGCCAtgtcaaaagaaaacactacaaatattatagattgtcTTGATAAGGGTCCTGCCTGGATAAACAATGATGACTGGAATCAAATGATCAAAGATGTTTGGTCCACCCCTGAATTTCAAAGAAGATCTGAATCTGCTAGGAGAAATCGATTAACCAAAACAGATGGCAAAATAAGCACTCATTCTGGAGGAACAGTGTCATTTGCATCATATCGAGCTAACAtg cAAGAGGAAGCTGGTGGAAAAGAACCTCCATGGGATGATGTCTTTACAGCTTTGCATCAAAGTACTAAGCAATTTGGTAGCTTTGTCGACAACAAGTCTAAAAAAGTGgtt gaaaattataaaatggagatgatttcaaagtatggaactgatcgggaaaatcatccttcatttgATGGAGCAGCTTGGTGTGTGGCTTCAGGAGGAGTTACAAAGGGTAGGGTATATGGTGCACCTCGTATGCCAAAATCAAAAGTTAGTACAAGCTCTTCGTCACATTCTTACTCGGTGGAGTCATCATATCCCAGTTCATCGTATCGAGCATTGCAAAAGGAGATAAAGGataaagaagaggagataaagaaaaaagatgattttattcttgaaatgaaaCGGCAGATGGATTCCATGAAAGAATATCTTGTGAACAATCTTGGATACCATGGTGGGACATCAAATATTGATCAAGGTATGCCACCACCTTTGACTCCATCAATACCGCCACCTATGGCTCCTCAGATAATGACACCTATGGGTCCTGCATTTCAACCAATTTTTCGACCTACACCTCGACCTTTATATCCTGCTCAATCTTCTGTTGATCCACAATATCATGGTTCATCTTCGCAACCTGCACCATGA